The Delphinus delphis chromosome 11, mDelDel1.2, whole genome shotgun sequence DNA segment TTCACCATTTTATGTTAGTTGTATGAGACTCAGCAGTCAACCAGATTTTGGTTGTGCATTAGCAAATATCAATTCTCAAAGTACTAGCAATTTAAGTAACTATTATAATGGAGTCAAAACTTAAGAGTAGCATGGATGTTATCTAATGGTAATCTTtaccgcctttttttttttttttttttcgtggtacgtggacctctcactgctgtggcctctcctgttgcggagcacaggcttcggacgcacaggctcagcagccatggcccacgggcccagccgctctgcggcacgtggtatcctcccggaccggggcacgaacccgcgtcccctgcatcggcaggcagactctcaaccactgcgccaccagggaagccctaccgcCTTTTTTTTAAtcgatttttaaaattgaagtacggTTGATTTACATCTAATAGTAATCTTTAGATATGcatgttatattttataaataagttttataatatactaagacaatttaaaattaaaaaataaatcattgcaTAGAATATGTATAAACCACAGTCAATAGTTATTCTTTCTTCTCAATCTACTGAAGAGATGAAAATTTTCAGACACCCAAATAGAAAGCACAAGACTGAGCTCATTTAAGACAGGGAATACTTTATTCAAACCCATCAGAGAAATGGATAGCTTGGATCTATAACAAAGCGTCGTGTTTTAAAGCATAGGTCAGTAATTGTACATGAGAGTATACACTGCTACATACAAATTAACTGATCAGACCACAACTTTTCAATGTTTAAAACAGAATAAGCTTCCCTGTAAAAGCAGCACCTTTGTGACATTTTAACTTTAGTactcctctccttcttcctctccctctccttcaacAGAATCCACACCAACCTCCTCATAATCCTTCTCAAGGGCAGCCATGTCCTCACGGGCCTCAGAAAACTCTCCTTCCTCCATGCCCTCACCCACGTACCAGTGAACAAAGGCACGCTTGGCATACATCAGGTCAAACTTGTGGTCCAGGCGAGCCCAGGCCTCAGCGATGGCTGTGGTGTTGCTCAGCATGCACACAGCTCGCTGTACTTTGGCCAGGTCTCCACCAGGTACCACAGTGGGAGGCTGGTAATTAATGCCAACCTTGAAGCCAGTGGGGCACCAGTCCACAAACTGGATGGTACGCTTGGTCTTGATGGTGGCAATGGCAGCATTGACATCTTTGGGAACCACATCGCCACGGTACAACAGGCAGCAAGCCATGTATTTACCATGGCGAGGGTCGCATTTCACCATCTGGTTGGCTGGCTCAAAGCAAGCATTGGTGATCTCTGCTACGGAAAGCTGTTCATGGTAGGCTTTCTCAGCAGAGATGACAGGGGCATATGTGGCCAGAGGGAAGTGGATGCGAGGATAGGGCACCAGGTTGGTCTGGAATTCTGTCAGATCAACATTCAGGGCTCCATCAAATCGCAGGGAAGCGGTGATGGAGGACACAATTTGACCTATCAACCTATTCAGGTTAGTATATGTTGGGCGCTCAATGTCGAGGTTTCTACGACAGATGTCATAGATGGCCTCATTGTCTACCATGAAGGCACAATCAGAGTGCTCCAGGGTGGTGTGGGTGGTGAGAATGGAGTTGTAGGGCTCAACTACAGCTGTGGAAACCTGAGGGGCTGGGTAAATGGAGAACTCCAGCTTGGACTTCTTGCCATAATCGACAGAGAGACGTTCCATCAGCAGGGAGGTGAACCCGGAACCAGTTCCCCCGCCAAAGCTGTGGAAAACCAAGAAGCCCTGAAGACCTGTGCACTGGTCAGCCTGTTacaaaagaagaatagaaaaaacaTAGTTATTGCTCTTTGTGATACCCT contains these protein-coding regions:
- the LOC132433650 gene encoding tubulin alpha-1A chain, with product MRECISIHVGQAGVQIGNACWELYCLEHGIQPDGQMPSDKTIGGGDDSFNTFFSETGAGKHVPRAVFVDLEPTVIDEVRTGTYRQLFHPEQLITGKEDAANNYARGHYTIGKEIIDLVLDRIRKLADQCTGLQGFLVFHSFGGGTGSGFTSLLMERLSVDYGKKSKLEFSIYPAPQVSTAVVEPYNSILTTHTTLEHSDCAFMVDNEAIYDICRRNLDIERPTYTNLNRLIGQIVSSITASLRFDGALNVDLTEFQTNLVPYPRIHFPLATYAPVISAEKAYHEQLSVAEITNACFEPANQMVKCDPRHGKYMACCLLYRGDVVPKDVNAAIATIKTKRTIQFVDWCPTGFKVGINYQPPTVVPGGDLAKVQRAVCMLSNTTAIAEAWARLDHKFDLMYAKRAFVHWYVGEGMEEGEFSEAREDMAALEKDYEEVGVDSVEGEGEEEGEEY